Proteins encoded by one window of Lathyrus oleraceus cultivar Zhongwan6 chromosome 1, CAAS_Psat_ZW6_1.0, whole genome shotgun sequence:
- the LOC127115742 gene encoding GATA transcription factor 27, which translates to MMNGPCMHCGIDSTPLWRKGPNGKSILCNACGSRFKAKGNLENYLPKIALQNRILRLNIEKANDKGLKLSNKTSGGINTNTRDFKIPRKKRSPVKKLTPIERFHKTLLRLSKSEKLSNDNILLTENMNNFMPNNEIGLGCILLHKTNVTPTN; encoded by the exons ATGATGAATGGTCCATGTATGCATTGTGGAATTGATT CAACTCCACTTTGGCGTAAAGGACCAAATGGAAAGTCGATATTGTGTAATGCTTGTGGATCACGTTTCAAGGCGAAAGGAAACCTTGAAAACTATCTCCCAAAAATTGCTCTGCAAAATCGAATATTACGCCTTAACATTGAAAAAGCTAATGATAAAGGTCTCAAGCTTTCAAATAAAACTTCAG GTGGAATCAATACCAATACTCGGGACTTTAAAATCCCTCGAAAGAAACGCTCACCTGTAAAGAAGCTGACACCAATTGAGAGGTTTCATAAAACTCTTTTGAGATTATCAAAATCGGAAAAACTATCGAATGACAATATTTTATTGACCGAGAATATGAACAACTTCATGCCTAATAATGAGATAGGCCTTGGATGCATTCTTCTCCATAAGACAAATGTTACTCCTACAAATTAG
- the LOC127106521 gene encoding uncharacterized protein LOC127106521, whose amino-acid sequence MAQDGNRNIFPIAFALVEGETREAWSFFLRNLRMHVTPQPNLCLISDQHESIKSTYDNPDNGWQHPPSSHVYYIRHIAQNFMREFRDKELRKKIVNMGYALNEATYEYYRGEIRKVNIEALEWVDNIPREKWTRSFDGGKRWGHMTTNLAESMNSVLKSTRNLPITALVKSTYYQMGTLFGKRGHDWTKMLGSGQLFTENCMKGIKEEVIKSNSHTVMQFDHERFCFLVQETVHHSDGRPTTHYNVDLQNLTCECGIFQTFHVPCSHVIAACSSIRQDYSVHIVDVFKVVNVFKVYEESFLGILTETSWP is encoded by the exons ATGGCACAAGACGGAAATAGGAACATATTTCCAATAGCTTTTGCATTGGTAGAGGGTGAAACTAGAGAAGCATGGAGTTTTTTCTTGAGAAATCTTAGAATGCATGTCACACCACAACCCAACCTATGCTTGATATCAGATCAACATGAGTCAATAAAGAGTACCTATGATAACCCGGATAATGGCTGGCAACACCCTCCCTCCTCACACGTCTATTACATCAGACATATAGCTCAAAATTTCATGAGGGAATTCAGAGATAAGGAACTTCGGAAAAAAATTGTTAACATGG GGTATGCATTAAATGAGGCAACATATGAATACTACAGGGGAGAGATACGTAAGGTTAACATAGAAGCGTTAGAATGGGTAGACAATATTCCAAGAGAAAAATGGACGAGATCATTCGATGGAGGGAAACGTTGGGGTCATATGACTACCAACCTTGCAGAATCAATGAACTCAGTTTTAAAATCCACACGCAACCTACCTATTACCGCTTTGGTAAAATCAACATATTATCAAATGGGCACACTGTTTGGAAAAAGAGGACATGATTGGACTAAAATGTTGGGTTCTGGCCAACTGTTCACTGAAAACTGCATGAAGGGAATTAAGGAGGAAGTAATTAAATCAAATAGCCACACGGTTATGCAATTTGATCATGAGAGGTTCTGCTTCCTGGTCCAGGAAACTGTTCATCATAGTGACGGCAGACCGACTACCCATTACAACGTCGACCTTCAGAATCTTACGTGTGAGTGTGGAATATTCCAAACGTTTCATGTCCCTTGCTCACATGTTATTGCAGCGTGTTCAAGCATAAGACAAGACTATTCTGTGCATATAGTTGACGTGTTCAAAGTTGTAAACGTATTTAAGGTCTACGAGGAAAGTTTCCTCGGGATCCTGACCGAAACAAGTTGGCCATAA